In Asterias rubens chromosome 17, eAstRub1.3, whole genome shotgun sequence, a genomic segment contains:
- the LOC117301283 gene encoding uncharacterized protein LOC117301283 — translation MPVCVGLALLGLMGAGIKRCLLYRRLGRAAVELKRGSHILHDDKGYTIENPMPKSRRSYMDRQIAKTLNQVNKTQPSSNNSINNPSRDAKVCMEIATVSGGSVGMPSGSLGVPAGSLRRTASERMAPSRKNSFLGDCKCYCHCPLCGQMEVKNGSSTTGTATTRL, via the exons ATGCCGGTCTGTGTTGGACTGGCCCTGCTTGGACTCATGGGGGCGGGCATCAAGAGATGTCTTCTTTACCGACGGCTTGGGCGTGCCGCGGTGGAACTAAAACGAGGCTCGCATATACTTCACGACGATAAGGGTTACACGATAGAGAACCCGATGCCAAAAAGCAg GAGATCCTACATGGACcgccaaattgccaaaacaTTAAACCAAGTCAACAAAACCCAGCCGAGTTCAAACAACAGCATCAACAACCCATCAAGGGACGCTAAGGTTTGCATGGAGATTGCCACCGTATCCGGTGGGTCAGTCGGCATGCCGTCGGGGTCACTGGGCGTACCGGCTGGGTCACTGCGCAGGACGGCATCGGAGAGGATGGCGCCCTCTCGCAAGAACTCGTTCCTCGGGGACTGCAAATGCTATTGCCACTGTCCGTTATGCGGACAGATGGAAGTCAAGAATGGAAGTTCAACAACGGGCACAGCAACCACACGACTCTGA